A single genomic interval of Spirosoma taeanense harbors:
- a CDS encoding MFS transporter produces MPQPKTGRDNRLALIYTIILIDVIVGSAVGPILPEFVKGLQRPQVWLAAGTALFLGIQLFSAPLLGKLSDGYGRRPIFIVSAVGTFLADLLLLPVRVGFYFANRLSDGTTNGMYATVRSAITDISPKEKLFKNLGIEGAIISLGFVIGPAASGLLLTAFDVVQGEQARFVAGMAVCLSGLNMLLSWTIGETHPNPPGVEPAELRRELANSLNVHTLWSRLTVKDRQHSGLKRLVLMQLALTLGTGYYNYFVPFVSLGRLQMDARSISYLFMYFGGLSIVINYVFYTYLADRINQRKAIVWFAILGAPVLAGYGLTGTSRVWFYVLTTIDCLTLSLIQGLIEGLMAQRTTDDDRGEVFGINQALQGLASFTTTLVFGALSLVDLRLPFGWFACCLAMVAWLATRPEKIPKPQTV; encoded by the coding sequence ATGCCGCAACCCAAAACCGGCCGAGACAACCGGCTGGCGCTTATCTACACTATCATCCTGATCGACGTTATTGTGGGTTCGGCGGTGGGGCCAATCCTGCCGGAGTTCGTTAAAGGGCTGCAGCGGCCGCAGGTATGGCTGGCAGCCGGTACGGCGCTGTTCCTGGGGATTCAGCTTTTTTCGGCTCCGCTCCTTGGCAAGTTATCCGACGGGTATGGTCGCCGACCGATTTTCATTGTCTCGGCTGTGGGTACGTTCCTCGCCGATCTGCTACTGTTGCCGGTGCGGGTTGGGTTTTACTTCGCTAACCGCCTGAGCGACGGCACGACCAATGGAATGTATGCGACGGTCCGCTCGGCTATTACGGACATTTCGCCGAAAGAAAAGCTGTTCAAAAACCTGGGCATCGAAGGCGCCATTATCTCACTGGGATTTGTCATCGGACCGGCGGCTTCGGGTCTGCTGCTTACTGCCTTCGACGTGGTGCAGGGCGAGCAGGCGCGGTTTGTGGCCGGAATGGCGGTTTGCCTGTCGGGACTGAACATGCTGCTGAGCTGGACGATTGGTGAAACTCACCCCAACCCACCAGGCGTCGAACCGGCCGAACTGCGCCGGGAACTCGCCAACTCGCTCAACGTTCACACCCTCTGGTCGCGCCTGACGGTCAAAGACAGGCAGCACTCAGGTCTGAAACGTCTGGTGCTGATGCAGCTCGCGCTGACCCTCGGCACGGGTTATTACAATTACTTTGTTCCCTTCGTGAGCCTGGGGCGGCTACAGATGGATGCCAGATCCATTTCGTACCTGTTCATGTACTTCGGGGGCTTGAGCATTGTGATCAATTACGTCTTCTATACCTACCTCGCCGACCGGATTAACCAGCGCAAAGCTATTGTTTGGTTCGCCATCTTAGGGGCTCCGGTCCTCGCAGGTTATGGCCTGACCGGCACGTCGCGGGTTTGGTTTTACGTCCTGACGACCATCGACTGTTTGACGCTTTCACTGATTCAGGGATTGATTGAGGGGCTGATGGCCCAGCGAACTACTGACGACGACCGGGGCGAAGTTTTCGGGATTAATCAGGCCCTGCAGGGACTGGCCAGTTTTACCACGACGCTTGTATTCGGAGCGTTATCACTGGTTGATCTGCGGCTTCCGTTTGGGTGGTTCGCGTGCTGCTTGGCGATGGTCGCCTGGCTGGCGACGCGTCCGGAAAAGATTCCAAAACCCCAGACCGTCTGA
- a CDS encoding antibiotic biosynthesis monooxygenase family protein yields MIAKTPEPPYYAVIFTSVRTDLADGYGDTAARMIELARDQPGFLGVESARDELGITVSYWESLDAIRAWKQQAEHQIAQQRGRQHWYEAYKTRICKVERDYAFDRL; encoded by the coding sequence ATGATTGCTAAAACGCCCGAGCCGCCTTATTACGCGGTTATTTTTACATCTGTGCGAACCGACTTAGCCGACGGTTACGGCGATACGGCCGCACGCATGATCGAACTGGCCCGCGACCAGCCGGGTTTTCTGGGAGTCGAGTCGGCGCGCGATGAGCTGGGTATAACCGTGTCTTACTGGGAAAGTCTCGACGCGATTCGGGCCTGGAAGCAGCAGGCCGAACACCAGATTGCCCAGCAACGAGGACGCCAGCACTGGTATGAAGCTTACAAAACCCGCATCTGCAAAGTCGAGCGGGATTATGCCTTCGATCGGCTGTAA
- a CDS encoding carboxypeptidase regulatory-like domain-containing protein, whose translation MSIGLVQFACGQTPTVTLTGQVLDAATGKPLPFANVYLNNTTYGAVTDANGQFTLAKVPLGTVEVVASFLGYQAARQILRIDSPQPRSISFRLKPDNRALAGVTVKAKSKDRVWQRQLRRFRQQLFGEPFGGQCLITNSHALSFTEEDGHLLASAAEPLVIENQALGYRLYYDLLYFKGSLQGVYYAGSTRFEELPATDERQASRFVRNRMRAYRGSIRHLMASLIAGTYEQEGFLVYREDVSKPITTIGTPATLYDAIKQHKHLLPIDSALIRPGKLSFERQLVSIMPLVVFFTGASSGFSPYRDARYAYSQIMLPNRAMQVTTEGWITSPNGMEVKGSLADDRLSTLLPADWKPTETGGLRPGTDLAANAPRTLQGKLLLPDARLGRIATAFTERFRTLAPTLFVHIDKPFYATGDRMWLSAYLLDAPTQRLPVGETAIQVDLLAPSGKLVQHQWLHVINGRAVGNFRLSDSLSSGQYRLRAYTDEDEGQHRPAFERSVAVYNLVHNSTVAATDTARQPLDVQVLPEGGRWVAGLSSRLGVKVIGPDGRGKPVSGRLVDDIGTEAGRFTTNPLGMGSLVLTPQTGRNYYAEINQTGQQQLVPLPAVVPNGLTLSADMVSDTSRLILRVAEAVRPQPDSAYILFQHRGQLVERLKLLLQNGVAQVSLPVASLPVGLVQVTLYDAAARPQAERLVFIPERLPPVQILLSINKARYQPRELVTVNLTLTDDGLPAVATLSASITDAGQIPDDPAGATIQTHLLLTGELRGRVEQPNFYLENTTPETRRALDDLLLTQGWRRVSGTPSTDLLGGVSVIGRILDSKNQPMPGVQIMLASTAAGQSFVRSAGANEHGRFRLAGLAIADTLSLIAQLTDRDFKNLPTGSARIVLERAGLTWPKVGADTAVNWGALQAQLEAARIRQEADPDGYRDKTAKLLKEVVVRARKREERPDDIQRRSLHNTADATIMFDGTTGQYANLYEMIRGRLAGVNVLQGESGYRVLVRGVSSVMGSTEPLFLMDGIPVQGEPGTALLTFNPADIERAELLKNAGSAGIYGVRGANGVIAFYTKSWRTAQSDRKPKAGSIPLQLIGYPSVQREFYVPRYDQPGDMNPDVLARVDRRDVLYWKPLIQTDANGKTQLLFPLSDVVRILRITLQGVTIEGRPVTKVSLVRVQ comes from the coding sequence ATGAGTATAGGACTTGTCCAATTCGCCTGTGGCCAGACGCCAACGGTTACGCTTACGGGGCAGGTGCTGGACGCGGCCACCGGCAAACCACTGCCCTTCGCCAATGTTTACCTGAACAATACAACCTACGGCGCCGTCACCGATGCAAACGGGCAGTTTACGCTCGCGAAGGTGCCGCTCGGCACAGTAGAAGTCGTGGCTTCGTTTCTGGGTTACCAGGCGGCCCGCCAGATACTCCGGATTGACAGTCCACAACCCCGAAGCATCAGCTTTCGGCTCAAGCCGGATAATCGGGCGCTGGCGGGCGTAACGGTGAAGGCCAAAAGCAAAGATCGCGTCTGGCAGCGGCAGCTTCGGCGGTTCCGGCAGCAATTATTTGGTGAGCCGTTTGGCGGTCAGTGCCTGATCACGAACAGTCACGCGCTCAGCTTTACCGAAGAGGATGGTCATCTGCTTGCGAGCGCGGCCGAACCGCTTGTGATTGAAAACCAGGCCTTAGGCTACCGGCTTTACTACGACCTGCTTTATTTTAAGGGGTCGCTGCAGGGCGTGTACTACGCCGGTTCGACCCGTTTCGAAGAACTACCCGCTACCGATGAGCGGCAGGCCAGTCGGTTTGTCCGCAACCGGATGCGCGCCTATCGGGGGTCGATACGTCACCTGATGGCCAGTCTGATCGCGGGTACGTATGAGCAGGAAGGCTTTCTGGTGTATCGGGAAGACGTATCCAAGCCGATTACAACCATTGGAACCCCGGCGACGCTATATGATGCGATCAAACAACACAAACACCTGCTGCCAATCGACAGCGCGCTGATTCGGCCCGGTAAACTTTCCTTCGAGCGGCAGCTCGTGTCGATAATGCCGCTGGTTGTCTTCTTCACTGGCGCGTCGTCGGGTTTTTCGCCCTACCGCGACGCCCGCTATGCGTATTCCCAGATCATGCTGCCCAATCGAGCCATGCAGGTTACGACCGAAGGTTGGATTACGTCGCCCAATGGCATGGAAGTCAAAGGATCACTCGCCGATGACCGGCTATCGACGCTGTTGCCCGCCGACTGGAAGCCCACGGAAACTGGCGGTCTGCGGCCCGGTACTGATCTGGCCGCCAATGCGCCCCGGACTCTGCAGGGCAAGCTGTTGCTGCCCGATGCGCGGCTGGGCCGTATCGCAACCGCCTTTACCGAACGATTCCGTACGCTCGCACCGACGCTGTTCGTGCATATTGATAAGCCATTCTACGCCACTGGCGACCGGATGTGGCTGAGTGCGTATCTGCTCGATGCACCCACCCAGCGCCTGCCCGTGGGCGAAACCGCCATACAGGTCGATCTGCTGGCACCATCGGGTAAGCTGGTGCAACATCAGTGGCTGCACGTAATAAACGGTCGCGCCGTTGGCAACTTCCGTTTGTCCGATTCGCTGAGTTCGGGTCAGTATCGGCTTCGGGCGTATACCGATGAGGACGAGGGGCAGCACCGGCCTGCCTTTGAGCGATCGGTGGCGGTGTATAATCTGGTGCACAATTCGACGGTAGCCGCGACTGATACCGCCCGGCAGCCTCTGGATGTGCAGGTCCTGCCCGAAGGCGGACGCTGGGTAGCTGGTCTGTCGTCGCGGCTAGGCGTTAAGGTGATTGGGCCGGATGGCCGGGGAAAACCGGTATCGGGTCGGTTGGTGGACGATATAGGCACCGAAGCGGGGCGATTTACCACGAATCCGCTCGGCATGGGCAGCCTTGTCCTGACGCCCCAGACCGGCCGGAACTATTACGCCGAAATTAACCAGACCGGTCAGCAGCAGTTGGTGCCGTTGCCCGCCGTTGTGCCCAACGGCCTGACGCTTTCGGCCGACATGGTGAGCGACACCAGCCGGTTGATCCTCCGCGTTGCCGAAGCGGTCCGCCCGCAGCCGGATTCGGCTTATATTCTGTTTCAGCACCGGGGGCAGTTAGTCGAACGGTTAAAACTTCTGTTACAAAACGGGGTAGCGCAGGTGAGTCTGCCCGTGGCATCGCTGCCGGTGGGTCTGGTTCAGGTAACGCTGTACGATGCTGCCGCGCGTCCGCAGGCCGAACGGCTGGTGTTCATTCCCGAACGGCTGCCTCCCGTGCAGATTTTACTGTCCATTAACAAAGCGCGTTACCAGCCCCGCGAGTTGGTGACCGTCAACCTGACGCTGACCGACGATGGTCTGCCGGCTGTGGCAACGTTGTCGGCCTCAATCACCGATGCGGGACAGATTCCCGACGATCCCGCAGGAGCTACTATCCAGACGCATCTGCTGCTGACCGGTGAGCTGCGCGGGCGGGTTGAACAGCCGAATTTCTATCTGGAAAATACAACGCCAGAGACGCGCCGGGCGCTGGATGATCTGCTCCTGACGCAGGGCTGGCGCCGGGTGAGCGGTACGCCGAGTACCGATTTGCTGGGGGGCGTGTCGGTCATTGGCCGGATACTGGACAGTAAAAATCAACCCATGCCCGGTGTGCAGATTATGCTGGCTTCCACCGCGGCTGGTCAGTCGTTTGTGCGCTCGGCCGGCGCTAATGAGCACGGACGTTTCCGGCTGGCGGGGCTGGCCATTGCCGACACACTGTCGCTGATCGCCCAGTTGACAGACCGTGACTTTAAAAATCTGCCGACCGGCAGCGCCCGAATCGTGCTCGAACGCGCTGGCCTTACGTGGCCGAAAGTCGGGGCCGATACAGCCGTGAACTGGGGGGCTCTACAGGCGCAGCTGGAAGCCGCCCGCATCCGGCAGGAAGCCGATCCCGATGGGTACCGAGACAAAACGGCGAAGCTCCTGAAAGAGGTAGTTGTTCGGGCGCGCAAGCGCGAAGAGCGTCCCGATGATATTCAGCGGAGAAGCTTGCATAATACAGCCGACGCAACCATCATGTTTGATGGAACAACCGGCCAGTACGCTAACCTGTACGAAATGATTCGGGGGCGGCTGGCGGGCGTGAACGTCTTACAGGGTGAGTCCGGCTACCGGGTGCTGGTTCGGGGTGTCAGCAGCGTTATGGGCAGCACGGAGCCGCTGTTTTTAATGGATGGCATACCGGTCCAGGGTGAACCCGGAACGGCTCTGCTGACGTTCAATCCGGCCGATATTGAACGGGCGGAGTTGTTGAAAAACGCTGGTTCGGCCGGTATCTACGGCGTTCGGGGTGCCAACGGCGTGATTGCCTTTTACACGAAAAGCTGGCGCACTGCTCAGTCCGACAGGAAACCCAAAGCCGGGTCGATCCCGCTTCAACTCATTGGCTATCCATCGGTACAGCGGGAGTTTTACGTACCACGCTATGATCAACCCGGCGATATGAATCCGGACGTACTGGCGCGGGTTGATCGCCGGGATGTTCTGTACTGGAAACCACTCATTCAGACGGACGCCAACGGGAAGACCCAACTGCTATTCCCATTATCGGACGTAGTGCGGATTCTACGCATAACCCTGCAGGGCGTAACCATCGAAGGGCGTCCCGTCACGAAAGTTTCGCTGGTCCGGGTGCAGTGA
- a CDS encoding putative quinol monooxygenase, whose protein sequence is MLVRIVRMTFREEKLAEFHAIFDSSKQHIRAFPGNRHLELLRDPDQPSVRMTYSLWDSADALETYRQSDLFRTTWAATKALFADRAVAFSAEQLEVL, encoded by the coding sequence ATGCTTGTTCGCATTGTCCGCATGACCTTTCGGGAAGAAAAGCTTGCCGAATTCCACGCTATTTTTGATAGCTCCAAGCAGCACATTCGGGCTTTTCCCGGCAACCGGCATCTCGAACTGCTGCGCGATCCCGACCAGCCATCGGTGCGCATGACCTATAGTTTGTGGGATTCGGCCGACGCCCTCGAAACCTACCGCCAAAGCGATCTGTTCCGCACAACCTGGGCGGCAACCAAAGCTTTATTCGCTGATCGGGCGGTGGCATTCTCTGCTGAGCAGCTCGAAGTCCTGTAG
- a CDS encoding aldo/keto reductase, protein MNYRTFGRTGWKISEIGYGMWGLAGWTGSDKEEVLRALQRSVELGCNFFDTAWAYGDGVSEEILGQLLKQNPDKKLYAATKIPPKNRKWPSKPDFSIDDVFPADYIVEYTEKSLKNLGVETIDLQQFHVWEDGWAEREEWQRAIEQLTEQGKVTAWGVSVNRWEPTNCLNTLRTGKIDAVQVIYNIFDQNPEDELFPLCREQNIGVIARVPFDEGTLTGTFTKETTFPDNDWRSTYFVPENLNSSVEHANALKPLVPQGMTMPEMALRFILSNPDVHTTIPGMRQIRNVEANTAVSDGRGLLPELLQELKGHRWDRTPTEWSQ, encoded by the coding sequence ATGAATTACCGCACATTTGGCCGTACAGGCTGGAAAATCTCTGAAATTGGCTATGGCATGTGGGGCCTTGCCGGCTGGACTGGCTCCGACAAGGAGGAAGTTCTTCGGGCGCTGCAGCGCTCTGTTGAACTGGGCTGCAACTTTTTCGATACAGCCTGGGCCTATGGCGACGGCGTCAGCGAAGAGATTCTGGGCCAGCTGTTAAAACAGAATCCCGATAAAAAACTTTATGCCGCTACAAAGATTCCGCCGAAGAATCGCAAATGGCCGTCCAAACCCGACTTTTCCATTGACGATGTATTCCCGGCCGACTATATTGTTGAATACACCGAAAAAAGCCTGAAGAACCTAGGCGTCGAAACCATCGACCTCCAGCAGTTTCACGTCTGGGAAGATGGCTGGGCCGAACGTGAGGAATGGCAGCGGGCCATTGAGCAACTTACCGAGCAGGGTAAAGTGACGGCCTGGGGTGTTTCGGTCAACCGCTGGGAACCAACCAACTGCCTGAACACCCTGCGCACGGGTAAGATCGATGCCGTGCAGGTCATTTATAATATCTTCGACCAGAATCCCGAAGACGAACTGTTCCCCCTCTGCCGCGAACAGAATATTGGCGTAATTGCCCGCGTTCCTTTCGACGAAGGCACCCTGACCGGTACGTTCACGAAAGAAACGACTTTCCCCGACAATGACTGGCGCTCAACCTACTTCGTACCCGAAAACCTGAACAGTAGCGTAGAGCACGCTAATGCTCTGAAACCCCTTGTTCCGCAGGGGATGACAATGCCTGAAATGGCGCTGCGGTTCATCCTGAGCAATCCCGATGTGCATACCACCATACCCGGCATGCGCCAGATCCGGAACGTAGAAGCGAACACCGCCGTTAGCGACGGGCGCGGTCTTCTGCCCGAACTGTTGCAGGAGCTGAAAGGCCACCGCTGGGATCGGACACCAACCGAGTGGTCGCAGTAG
- a CDS encoding family 43 glycosylhydrolase: MRPALFLILLFALSAPFCMAQQRTYCNPMDISYRYNFEQLNEQISYRSGADPVIINHKSEYYLFVTIQGGWWHSKDLVNWKYIVPDKWPMEDMCAPAALSVRDTLYLFQSTFEQRPIFISTEPEKGKLKFYNRWLPRLPKDIGPWDPALFHDPDTDKWFMYWGSSNVYPIFGAELDKSRNLTYAGNNPAQAYKAMFWLDPYKHGWERFGPNHSDPFKPFTEGAWMTKHNGKYYLQYGAPGTEYNVYGNGTYVGKDPLGPFEYAPYNPVAYKPGGFATGCGHGNTFQDNFGNYWNTGTTWIGYNWGMERRIVMNPAGFDKDDQMFANTRFGDFPHYLPTRKWNPASGMNSDELFTGWMLLSYRKPAVASSTLDTLTADKVTDENPRTFWVARQNKPGETLTLDLGAERDVKAVQVDYIDYKQTIYDSDSTVYTQFKILTSTDNKTWTVVADLTKEPKRDRACAYVELSKPTRARYVRYEHVYVAGPTLAINAFRVFGNGMGKAPATPAILTAKRQKDQRNADLSWSKVSGAVGYNIRWGIAPDKLYQTYQFWNDEPSTFELRALNVGVPYYFAIEAFDENGVSILSKVVGDGSVKQ, encoded by the coding sequence ATGCGCCCAGCCTTGTTTTTGATCTTACTCTTTGCGCTTTCGGCCCCGTTCTGCATGGCCCAGCAGCGCACTTACTGCAACCCGATGGACATCAGCTACCGGTATAACTTCGAGCAGCTGAACGAGCAGATTTCCTACCGCTCCGGCGCCGATCCGGTGATTATCAACCACAAGAGCGAGTACTACCTGTTCGTAACGATTCAGGGCGGCTGGTGGCATTCGAAAGACCTCGTCAACTGGAAATATATCGTGCCCGATAAGTGGCCTATGGAGGATATGTGCGCCCCGGCGGCCCTGTCGGTGCGCGATACGCTGTATCTGTTTCAGAGCACCTTCGAGCAGCGGCCCATCTTCATTTCCACCGAACCCGAAAAAGGCAAACTCAAGTTTTATAATCGCTGGCTGCCGCGCCTGCCCAAAGACATCGGCCCCTGGGACCCGGCCCTGTTTCATGACCCCGATACCGACAAATGGTTCATGTACTGGGGTTCGTCGAACGTCTATCCCATCTTCGGGGCCGAACTGGATAAAAGCCGGAACCTGACGTATGCGGGCAACAACCCGGCTCAGGCCTACAAGGCGATGTTCTGGCTCGATCCTTACAAGCACGGCTGGGAACGCTTCGGTCCGAACCACTCCGACCCGTTCAAACCTTTTACGGAAGGCGCCTGGATGACCAAGCATAACGGAAAATACTACCTGCAATACGGCGCGCCCGGCACCGAATACAACGTGTATGGCAATGGCACCTATGTCGGAAAGGACCCGCTGGGGCCGTTTGAATACGCGCCCTACAACCCGGTCGCCTACAAACCCGGCGGTTTCGCGACGGGCTGCGGTCACGGCAATACGTTCCAGGACAACTTTGGTAATTACTGGAATACGGGCACGACCTGGATCGGCTACAACTGGGGCATGGAACGTCGGATTGTAATGAACCCCGCGGGCTTCGATAAAGACGACCAGATGTTTGCTAACACCCGCTTCGGCGATTTTCCGCACTATCTGCCCACCAGGAAATGGAACCCGGCCTCCGGGATGAACAGCGATGAACTGTTTACGGGCTGGATGCTCCTCTCCTACCGCAAACCCGCCGTTGCCTCGTCGACGCTCGACACACTGACGGCCGATAAGGTAACCGACGAGAACCCACGCACCTTCTGGGTAGCCAGACAGAATAAACCCGGCGAAACGCTGACGCTGGACCTCGGCGCTGAACGCGACGTAAAGGCTGTGCAGGTTGACTACATCGACTATAAACAAACAATCTACGACTCCGACTCGACGGTCTATACGCAGTTTAAAATCCTGACCTCGACCGATAATAAAACGTGGACGGTCGTGGCCGACCTGACCAAAGAGCCCAAACGCGACCGGGCCTGCGCCTATGTAGAGCTGAGCAAACCGACCCGCGCCCGTTACGTTCGCTACGAGCACGTTTATGTAGCCGGGCCGACGCTGGCGATCAACGCCTTCCGGGTGTTCGGCAACGGGATGGGCAAAGCACCCGCCACCCCCGCGATACTGACCGCCAAACGCCAGAAGGATCAGCGTAACGCCGATCTGAGCTGGTCGAAAGTGTCCGGCGCCGTGGGCTACAACATCCGCTGGGGCATCGCTCCGGACAAACTCTACCAGACCTATCAATTCTGGAACGACGAGCCCAGTACGTTCGAGCTACGGGCGCTGAACGTGGGCGTGCCGTATTACTTCGCCATCGAAGCGTTCGATGAGAACGGCGTATCGATTCTGAGCAAGGTAGTAGGCGACGGATCGGTTAAACAGTAA
- a CDS encoding cation diffusion facilitator family transporter, with protein sequence MSHHHDHTHSHGHHHHGPAVLTNVNRALIIGAVLNTIYVVVEFGLGFYYNSLALIADAGHNLSDVASLLLSLLAFRLARVRNTTNYTYGYRKSTVLASLTNAVILLVTIGAILWESIQRFRHPEPVPGGPVAWVAGLGLVVNTVSALLFFRDKDHDLNIRGAYLHLMADALVSLGVVVAGIVITYTNWTWLDPAIGLVVAGVILGSTWRLLSDSVRLSLDGVPAGIDLEAVLTDLRTVKGVRDVHHVHVWAMSTTENALTAHLVLAPDLSDAQISDLKHDARHRLEHHTIRHATLETEVVAETDCPAKECINFFGT encoded by the coding sequence ATGTCGCATCACCACGATCATACGCATAGCCACGGCCATCATCATCACGGGCCTGCTGTTCTGACTAATGTCAACCGGGCACTCATTATCGGTGCGGTACTCAACACGATCTATGTGGTGGTTGAGTTTGGTCTAGGCTTTTATTATAATTCGCTGGCTCTGATTGCCGATGCGGGCCATAACCTCAGCGACGTAGCAAGCCTGCTGCTTTCGCTGCTGGCTTTCCGGCTCGCCCGGGTTCGTAATACAACCAATTACACCTATGGTTACCGTAAAAGCACGGTTCTGGCCTCGCTGACTAACGCCGTCATTCTGCTGGTTACCATTGGCGCTATTCTATGGGAAAGTATTCAGCGGTTCCGCCACCCGGAGCCGGTTCCGGGCGGACCCGTAGCGTGGGTGGCCGGACTGGGGCTGGTTGTTAATACGGTGTCGGCCCTGCTCTTTTTCCGCGACAAAGACCACGATCTGAACATTCGGGGGGCGTACCTGCACCTGATGGCCGATGCGCTGGTTTCGCTGGGGGTCGTCGTGGCGGGTATCGTGATTACGTACACTAACTGGACCTGGCTCGACCCAGCCATTGGGCTGGTTGTTGCCGGGGTGATTCTAGGCTCAACCTGGCGACTGCTGTCCGACAGTGTCCGGCTGTCGCTCGACGGCGTTCCGGCGGGCATTGATCTGGAAGCCGTACTCACCGACCTGCGGACCGTAAAAGGCGTTCGGGATGTGCATCACGTTCACGTCTGGGCGATGAGCACGACCGAAAATGCCCTGACGGCCCACCTCGTGCTGGCCCCCGACCTCAGCGACGCACAGATCAGCGATCTAAAACACGACGCCCGGCACCGGCTCGAACACCACACCATCCGCCACGCGACCCTCGAAACAGAGGTCGTTGCCGAAACGGATTGTCCGGCGAAAGAATGTATCAATTTTTTCGGAACCTGA
- a CDS encoding GNAT family N-acetyltransferase: MTFTFRNDQTEQFLAILREVGQWLVDNDRTMWELDTLTADNLVDEYTRDNCYVLYANGEPAATFILQWADPLYYPDVPANTAGLIHKVAIRRRFSGQNLFQPMLDFCQQRCLERGIHEIQLETDATRPALLRFYERYGFQPTYQKSIEEFGTTYDCQFYVLRF; this comes from the coding sequence ATGACTTTTACGTTCCGCAATGACCAGACGGAGCAGTTCCTGGCGATTCTGCGCGAGGTTGGCCAGTGGCTCGTCGATAATGACCGGACGATGTGGGAACTGGATACGCTGACCGCCGACAATCTGGTGGACGAGTACACGCGTGACAACTGTTACGTCCTGTATGCCAATGGCGAACCGGCAGCGACCTTCATTCTCCAGTGGGCCGACCCGCTGTATTATCCGGATGTTCCGGCGAACACGGCCGGACTGATTCATAAGGTAGCCATCCGACGCCGGTTCAGCGGCCAGAACCTGTTTCAGCCTATGCTGGATTTCTGCCAGCAGCGCTGTCTGGAACGCGGCATCCACGAAATTCAGCTCGAAACCGACGCCACGCGGCCGGCGCTGCTCCGTTTCTATGAGCGCTATGGTTTTCAGCCCACCTACCAGAAATCAATTGAAGAGTTTGGCACAACCTACGACTGCCAGTTTTACGTTCTCCGGTTCTGA
- a CDS encoding SDR family oxidoreductase, with protein sequence MQTQRREMDGKVALVTGAGSGIGKAAAILLAQEGANVIAISRTEDEINQTVEEIKKAGGKGIAIPADISSPEDMQKVYAEVEQQYGRLDVVFANAGINGVWAPIDELEPEEWNKTININLTGTFLTVKYAVPMLKRQGGSIIITASVNGTRIFSNTGAIAYSSTKAAQVAFTKMAALELAKHRIRVNVVCPGAIDTRIEESTEKRDIEQEKEPVEFPEGKIPLTDGKPGSSQQVADLVLFLASDRSSHITGTPIWIDGAESLLMG encoded by the coding sequence ATGCAGACTCAACGCAGGGAAATGGATGGCAAAGTGGCGCTGGTTACAGGCGCCGGATCGGGAATTGGGAAAGCCGCGGCTATACTGCTGGCTCAGGAAGGGGCCAATGTAATCGCCATCAGCCGAACGGAAGACGAAATCAATCAGACCGTCGAGGAAATTAAAAAAGCCGGGGGCAAGGGAATCGCCATTCCGGCCGATATTTCCAGCCCCGAGGATATGCAGAAGGTATATGCCGAAGTCGAGCAGCAATACGGTCGGCTGGATGTCGTCTTTGCCAATGCCGGGATTAACGGCGTGTGGGCGCCCATCGACGAACTGGAGCCGGAAGAATGGAACAAAACCATCAACATCAACCTGACCGGTACGTTCCTGACGGTGAAGTATGCGGTTCCGATGCTTAAGCGGCAGGGTGGTTCGATTATCATTACGGCATCCGTCAACGGCACCCGGATTTTCAGCAATACGGGCGCGATTGCCTATTCGTCAACCAAAGCCGCGCAGGTGGCCTTCACCAAAATGGCTGCTCTGGAATTAGCGAAACACCGCATCCGTGTCAACGTAGTGTGCCCGGGGGCTATCGATACGAGAATCGAAGAAAGTACCGAAAAGCGTGACATTGAGCAGGAGAAAGAGCCCGTAGAATTTCCGGAGGGCAAAATTCCCTTAACTGACGGAAAACCGGGTAGCAGCCAACAGGTGGCTGATCTGGTGCTGTTTCTGGCTTCGGACCGCTCCAGCCACATTACCGGCACGCCCATCTGGATTGACGGCGCCGAGTCGCTGCTGATGGGGTAA